One genomic region from Bradyrhizobium icense encodes:
- a CDS encoding MotA/TolQ/ExbB proton channel family protein: protein MSATVGAETASSSADTSERSVLLLWMIFTGLSVFAVVLLWRYGLLHLMIISDRTYISSVIAVLYIVTCFHCFWRTRAIAHEGEVARRCRAILSVPGGARGLDEDARALPGGLVTDHIRSLAQKARAQAAGRIDQTLLLRSLADRLRGSNGFGAFVSDTLMKLGLLGTIIGFIIMLAPIATLDAADKVAMKSSMGLMSDGMAVAMYTTLAGLIGSILVKIQYYMLDAATQRVFSDAVMLTETHVTPALERHLGTPA from the coding sequence ATGAGTGCAACGGTTGGCGCCGAGACCGCATCATCCAGCGCAGATACGTCGGAACGCAGCGTTCTCCTGTTGTGGATGATTTTTACCGGGCTCTCGGTTTTCGCCGTGGTGCTGTTGTGGCGATACGGGTTGCTCCATCTGATGATCATTTCAGACCGCACCTACATTTCGAGCGTCATTGCCGTCCTCTATATCGTTACGTGCTTCCATTGCTTTTGGCGGACGCGCGCGATCGCGCATGAAGGCGAGGTCGCGCGACGCTGCCGCGCGATCCTGTCGGTCCCGGGCGGCGCAAGGGGGCTGGACGAGGATGCGCGGGCGCTACCGGGCGGGCTGGTGACGGATCACATCCGCAGCCTCGCGCAGAAGGCGAGGGCGCAGGCTGCCGGGCGCATCGACCAGACGCTGCTGCTCCGCTCGCTCGCCGACCGGCTGCGGGGCTCCAACGGATTTGGCGCATTCGTGTCCGACACGCTGATGAAGCTTGGGCTGCTCGGCACCATCATCGGCTTCATCATCATGCTGGCGCCGATTGCTACCCTCGATGCGGCCGACAAGGTGGCGATGAAATCATCGATGGGCCTGATGAGCGATGGCATGGCCGTGGCCATGTACACGACGCTAGCCGGCCTGATCGGCTCCATCCTCGTGAAGATCCAGTACTACATGCTGGATGCCGCGACCCAGCGGGTGTTTTCCGATGCCGTCATGCTGACCGAGACGCACGTCACCCCGGCGCTGGAACGCCATCTTGGAACGCCGGCATGA
- a CDS encoding sensor histidine kinase, translating into MRLVLQLVARLFVVVILCLGAATVWATIDAHRSVDRATAASAERVSVALEALYWRELLLRSNRMREQLLPTPEWRTIETMALISPGICVRFEPAGAFEKPLCGQNKGIGQSPPRWFAATVQTLLGDHPAIVRPISTRTANAGSVSAAADPNAAIALAWQHILDNIHVALLMAVAIALLASLAIAHTLAPAQQIVAALQRMARGQYSTSLPRFRSMDLAMIGQAVGDLGDRLAQSMDERAALTRRLLEIRSDERRALARELHDEFGQNLTAILAFANTIETTSAREKDKSEVAQDARMISQATHRIMACLRDTLNRLRHPPAEELGLEACLVDLVDSWRSRNATQPMIQLDLKGDLADVRGAVAATAYRVAQECLTNSLRHSSARVIVLRIERRTGAENALLVHVEDDGGGDAAKVACSPGFGLTGIRERVAALGGSLSIADANRGVSVAATIPLAA; encoded by the coding sequence ATGCGCCTCGTGCTTCAGCTCGTCGCCCGCCTGTTTGTCGTGGTCATTCTGTGCCTGGGAGCGGCAACCGTCTGGGCGACGATCGACGCCCATCGCAGCGTCGATCGAGCCACGGCCGCTTCCGCCGAGCGTGTCTCGGTGGCGCTTGAAGCGCTCTACTGGCGCGAATTGCTGTTGCGCAGCAACAGGATGCGCGAGCAACTGCTGCCGACGCCGGAATGGCGTACGATCGAAACGATGGCGCTGATCTCTCCGGGCATATGCGTCCGGTTCGAGCCCGCAGGCGCGTTCGAGAAGCCGCTTTGCGGTCAGAACAAGGGAATCGGCCAATCTCCGCCGCGCTGGTTCGCGGCCACCGTACAGACGCTGCTTGGGGATCACCCTGCGATCGTGCGACCGATCAGCACGCGAACGGCCAACGCAGGCAGCGTCTCGGCCGCCGCCGATCCAAATGCCGCCATCGCACTCGCCTGGCAGCACATCCTCGACAACATCCACGTCGCCCTGCTGATGGCGGTGGCAATCGCGTTGCTTGCCTCACTCGCGATTGCGCATACGCTTGCGCCGGCGCAGCAAATCGTCGCCGCGCTGCAGCGGATGGCACGTGGGCAATACAGCACGTCGCTGCCCCGCTTCCGATCGATGGACCTTGCCATGATCGGACAGGCCGTCGGCGATCTCGGCGACCGCCTCGCGCAGTCCATGGATGAACGCGCCGCGCTGACGCGGCGCCTGCTCGAAATCCGCAGCGACGAGCGGCGGGCGCTCGCCCGTGAACTGCATGACGAATTCGGACAGAACCTGACGGCGATCCTCGCGTTTGCCAACACGATCGAAACGACCAGCGCGCGGGAAAAGGACAAGAGCGAGGTCGCGCAGGACGCGCGGATGATCTCGCAAGCCACCCATCGCATCATGGCGTGCCTGCGCGACACGTTGAACCGCTTGCGCCATCCGCCCGCCGAGGAGCTCGGGCTCGAAGCCTGCCTCGTCGATCTCGTCGATAGCTGGCGCTCGCGGAACGCGACGCAGCCGATGATCCAGCTCGATCTCAAGGGCGATCTCGCCGACGTCCGCGGCGCCGTCGCTGCGACTGCCTATCGGGTCGCCCAGGAGTGCCTGACCAATTCCTTGCGGCACAGTTCGGCACGGGTGATCGTGCTGCGGATCGAGCGGCGCACTGGCGCGGAAAACGCGCTGCTGGTCCACGTCGAGGACGACGGCGGCGGCGATGCTGCCAAAGTGGCCTGCTCTCCCGGCTTCGGCCTGACCGGCATTCGCGAGAGGGTCGCCGCGCTTGGCGGCTCACTGTCGATCGCGGATGCGAACCGCGGAGTGAGCGTGGCCGCCACGATCCCGCTTGCAGCCTGA
- a CDS encoding response regulator transcription factor translates to MTTSQTKGISILLVDDHPVVRQGYRRVLEHQDDFEVVAEADNAAEAYRAFKAHAPDVVVMDISMPGASGLEAIRNIRARSSDTRILVFSMHCEATQVKAAFNAGANGYVTKGSDPSALIRAIRSLVRGEQAMSDDIARVLALESLSPSGSALDQLGEREIEILRQLAAGATTEQIASNLNLSIKTVQNYHYLIKTKTGMRTDAQLVRLAVECGLASL, encoded by the coding sequence ATGACCACGTCGCAGACCAAAGGCATTTCGATCCTGCTTGTCGACGACCATCCCGTGGTCCGGCAAGGCTACCGGCGCGTGCTGGAGCATCAGGACGATTTCGAGGTGGTGGCCGAGGCCGACAACGCCGCAGAGGCCTACCGCGCGTTCAAGGCGCATGCTCCAGATGTGGTGGTCATGGACATATCGATGCCGGGTGCCAGCGGGCTTGAGGCAATCAGAAACATTCGCGCCCGCTCGTCCGACACGCGCATTCTCGTCTTCAGCATGCACTGCGAGGCGACCCAGGTGAAAGCCGCCTTCAATGCCGGCGCGAACGGCTATGTCACGAAGGGCTCCGACCCATCGGCGCTGATCCGGGCGATCCGTTCGCTTGTCCGCGGCGAACAGGCGATGAGCGACGACATCGCCCGCGTGCTGGCGCTGGAAAGCCTCTCCCCCTCGGGATCGGCGCTCGATCAACTCGGAGAACGGGAAATCGAGATCCTCAGGCAATTGGCCGCCGGCGCGACCACCGAGCAGATCGCCTCAAACCTCAATCTCAGCATCAAGACCGTGCAGAACTACCACTATCTTATCAAGACCAAGACCGGCATGCGGACGGACGCGCAGCTTGTCCGCCTGGCCGTGGAATGCGGGCTGGCCAGTCTGTAG
- the purB gene encoding adenylosuccinate lyase, which produces MIPRYTRPEMASIWEPQTRFKIWFEIEAHAADAQAELGVIPKEAAKTIWAKAKHATFNVERIDEIERETKHDVIAFLTHLAEIVGPEARFVHQGMTSSDVLDTCLNVQLTRAADLLISDLDKVLAALKKRAFEHKMTPTIGRSHGIHAEPVTFGLKLAYAYAEFSRARERLVAARKEVATCAISGAVGTFAQIDPRVEEHVAKAMGLEPEPISTQVIPRDRHAMYFATLGVIASSVERLAIEIRHLQRTEVLEAEEFFSEGQKGSSAMPHKRNPVLSENLTGLSRMVRAYAMPAMENVALWHERDISHSSAERMIGPDATVTLDFALMRLAGLIEKLLIYPANMQKNLDRLGGLVHSQRLLIALTQKGASREDAYKYVQRNAMPVWRGEGDFQTLLKKDPDVKKHLSDAEIEEQFDLGYHFKHVDTIFRRVFGES; this is translated from the coding sequence ATGATCCCCCGCTATACCCGCCCGGAAATGGCCTCCATCTGGGAGCCGCAGACGCGTTTCAAGATCTGGTTCGAGATCGAGGCGCATGCCGCTGACGCCCAGGCCGAGCTCGGCGTGATCCCCAAGGAGGCGGCGAAGACGATCTGGGCCAAGGCCAAGCACGCGACCTTCAACGTGGAGCGGATCGACGAGATCGAGCGCGAGACCAAGCATGACGTGATCGCCTTCCTGACCCATCTGGCCGAAATTGTCGGCCCCGAGGCCCGCTTCGTGCACCAGGGCATGACCTCCTCCGACGTGCTCGACACCTGCCTCAACGTGCAGCTCACCCGCGCCGCCGACCTCTTGATATCAGACCTCGACAAGGTGCTGGCCGCGCTGAAGAAGCGCGCCTTCGAGCACAAGATGACGCCGACCATCGGCCGCTCCCACGGCATCCACGCCGAGCCGGTGACGTTCGGGCTCAAGCTCGCTTATGCCTATGCGGAGTTCTCCCGTGCCCGCGAGCGCCTGGTCGCCGCCCGCAAGGAAGTCGCGACCTGCGCGATTTCGGGCGCCGTTGGCACTTTTGCCCAGATCGACCCGCGCGTCGAAGAGCACGTAGCCAAGGCGATGGGGCTGGAGCCGGAGCCGATCTCCACGCAAGTGATCCCGCGCGACCGGCATGCGATGTATTTTGCGACGCTTGGCGTGATCGCCTCTTCCGTCGAGCGGCTCGCCATCGAAATCCGCCATCTGCAGCGCACTGAGGTATTGGAAGCCGAAGAGTTCTTCTCCGAGGGCCAGAAGGGCTCGTCGGCCATGCCGCACAAGCGCAACCCGGTGCTGTCGGAGAATCTCACCGGCCTGTCGCGCATGGTGCGCGCTTATGCGATGCCGGCGATGGAAAACGTGGCGCTTTGGCACGAGCGCGACATCTCGCACTCCTCGGCCGAGCGCATGATCGGGCCGGACGCCACCGTGACGCTCGATTTCGCCTTGATGCGCCTTGCCGGCCTGATCGAGAAGCTCCTGATCTATCCCGCCAACATGCAGAAGAACCTCGACCGCCTCGGTGGTCTCGTGCATTCGCAGCGGCTTCTGATCGCGCTGACGCAGAAGGGCGCCAGCCGCGAGGACGCCTACAAATACGTCCAGCGCAACGCCATGCCGGTCTGGCGCGGCGAAGGCGACTTCCAGACGCTGCTGAAGAAAGACCCCGACGTGAAGAAGCACCTCTCCGATGCCGAAATCGAGGAGCAGTTCGACCTCGGCTATCACTTCAAGCACGTCGATACGATTTTCAGGCGCGTGTTCGGCGAGAGCTGA